The Leifsonia sp. ZF2019 DNA segment TCCACATAATGGAGAAGGTGACCATCAACGCCCGCGCCGCCTCCAGCGCCTCCAGCCAGCCTCGTACCCTTCTGCGCCGCGCCGACGGCAGCTCGATCCGCGTGCTCGTCGTCGACGACGAGTCCACGCTGACCGATCTGCTCGCCATGGCGCTGCACTACGAGGATTGGGACGTGCGCACGGCGGCCACCGGCCAGCAGGCGCTGCAGCTCTCGCGCGAGTTCAAGCCGGACGTCGTGGTGCTCGACATCATGCTGCCCGACATCGACGGGATGCAGGTGCTCTCACGGATGCGTGCCGACGGCAACGAGGCGCCCGTGCTCTTCCTCACGGCGAAGGACTCCCTGGACGACCGCATCGCCGGCCTGACCGCCGGCGGCGACGACTACGTGACGAAGCCGTTCAGCCTGGAGGAGCTGGTGGCGCGTCTGCGGGGGCTGCTGCGCCGGTCGCGCGCGGCGGTGGCGGATCAGGACGACCCGGTGCTGATCGTCGGTGACCTGGTGCTCGACGAGGACAGCTACGAGGTGCACCGCGACGGCGAGCTCATCCAGCTCACGGCGACCGAGTTCGAGCTGCTCCGATTCCTCATGCGCAACCCGCGCCGCGTGCTCAGCAAGGCGCAGATCCTCGACCGCGTCTGGAGCTACGACTTCGGCGGCTCCAGCAGCGTGGTCGAGCTCTACATCTCCTACCTCCGCAAGAAGGTCGATGCCGGCCGCCCCGCGATGATCCACACGGTCCGTGGCGCCGGCTACATGGTGAAGGCTGCGCAATGACCACTGCCCGCACCGCGGGCGCACCGGCACCCCACGGCGGGACCAGCTGGACCCAGCGCATCCGCCCCTTCCGTTCCTGGACGCTGCGCAGCCGTGTCGTGCTCGCCGTCGTGGCGATGCTCGCCGTGCTCGGTGCGGTCATCGGGACGGTGAGCGTGCTGGCGCTGCAGAGCTACCTCGTCGGACGACTGGACGCGCAGCTCATCTCCTCGTTGAACCGGGGGCAGCAGCGGGCGAACTCGTTGTTCGGCGAAGGCCCGACCACTCCCCAGGTGACCCAGGTGGTGGCGGCCCCCGGACAGCAGACGGAGACGTTCGGCGTCGTCCGCAACGGCCAGAACCTTCTGTACCCGGTCATCCTGGCCGACCGGCCGCCGCAGGGGTCGCCCGATCAGTCCGCCGCCCCGCAGACGGTCGACATCGACAGACAGGCGCTGCTCAAGCTTCCGGCGGACGGGACGCCGCGGACGATCACTCTCGGACCGGCGGTCGGCGACTACCGGGTGGCGGCCGTCCCCCTCGACAACGGCGACAGCGTCATCATCGGCCTCCCGCTCACCTCGGTGAACGCGACAGTGGCCCAGCTCACGCTCGTCATCGTGCTGGTCACGCTGGCGGGGCTGATCTTCGCCTTCCTGCTGGCGAGCTCCATCGTGCGCCTCGCCATGAAGCCCCTCGAGCGTGTCACCGGCACGGCCGAGCAGGTGGCGAACATGCCCCTCGACCGCGGAGACGTCGCGCTCTCGGTGCGCGTCCCCGACGAGGACACCGATACGCACACCGAGGTCGGCAAGGTGGGCTCCGCCCTCAACCGGATGCTCGGCCACGTCGCCTCCGCCCTGACCGCCCGCCAGGCGAGCGAGCAGAAGGTGCGCCAGTTCGTCGCTGACGCGAGCCACGAGCTGCGCACGCCACTCGCCTCGATCCGTGGCTACGCCGAGCTGACCCGGCGTGCCCCGCACGAGCTGCCGCCCGATGTGACGCGCTCGCTCGGGCGCATCGAGTCGGAGGCCACCCGCATGACCTCCCTCGTGGAGGACCTCCTGCTGCTCGCCCGCCTCGATGAAGGACGGGAACTCGACCGCGACCCGGTGGACCTCTCCCTGCTGCTCATCGACGCCCTCAGCGACGCGCACGCGGCCGGGCCCGACCACCGCTGGCGGATCGTGGTGCCGGAGGCTCCCGTCGAGGTGGTAGGGGATGCGCCGCGACTCCACCAGGTCGTGATGAACCTGCTGGCCAACGCGCGTGTGCACACGCCGGAGGGCACCGTGGTCACGGTGACGCTCGACGTCGACGCGGACGCCGACCGGGCGATCGTGACCGTGGAGGACGACGGCCCCGGCATCCCGGAGGAGCTCCAGTCCACACTGTTCGAGCGCTTCGCACGCGGTGACAGCTCCCGCAACCGTGCGACGGGGTCCACGGGGCTGGGCCTCGCGATCGTGCAGGCGGTGGTCGAGGCCCACGGCGGCGACGTGTCGGTGCGCAGCGAGCCGGGCGCCACGGCCTTCACCGTGAGCCTGCCGCTCGTGGAGGGTGCGGGCCATGCGACCGCGCCCGAGCCGATGCTCGAGCCGGAGGAGATCGACACGGACGACGCCGACACGGCCCCGCACGAGGCTAAGGCCACCGAAGCCGCCGACACCTCGGACGCCGCCGACACCGCCGAGACGGGCCGGGAGTGACCGGGCGCGCGACGATCGCGGCGACGCCGTACGGGCCGGCCTCCGCGCCCCCGCTGGTCTTCTTCCGCGGTCTGCCGGCGGCGCCGCACGCCCCGCGTGGCGTCGACGCGGCCACCGAGCGCCTCACTCTGCGTGGCACCCAGGGGCATCGGGTGCACGCGCTGGGGCGGCCGGGCGCGCTTCCCGACGGGGCGGACATGGCCGAGATCGCCGACCTCTACGGGCGGGCGCTCCGCCGCCGGTTCGCCGCCCCCGTGCCGGTGCTGGCGACGTCCACCGGGGCGAGCATCGCCCTGCAGCTCGCGGCCGACCATCCCGAGCTCGTGAGCGCGCTGGTGGTCGTCTCGGGCGCCGGCCGGCTCGGCGACGAGGGGAGGCTGCTCCAGCGGCGCTACGCCGACC contains these protein-coding regions:
- a CDS encoding response regulator transcription factor — encoded protein: MEKVTINARAASSASSQPRTLLRRADGSSIRVLVVDDESTLTDLLAMALHYEDWDVRTAATGQQALQLSREFKPDVVVLDIMLPDIDGMQVLSRMRADGNEAPVLFLTAKDSLDDRIAGLTAGGDDYVTKPFSLEELVARLRGLLRRSRAAVADQDDPVLIVGDLVLDEDSYEVHRDGELIQLTATEFELLRFLMRNPRRVLSKAQILDRVWSYDFGGSSSVVELYISYLRKKVDAGRPAMIHTVRGAGYMVKAAQ
- a CDS encoding sensor histidine kinase encodes the protein MTTARTAGAPAPHGGTSWTQRIRPFRSWTLRSRVVLAVVAMLAVLGAVIGTVSVLALQSYLVGRLDAQLISSLNRGQQRANSLFGEGPTTPQVTQVVAAPGQQTETFGVVRNGQNLLYPVILADRPPQGSPDQSAAPQTVDIDRQALLKLPADGTPRTITLGPAVGDYRVAAVPLDNGDSVIIGLPLTSVNATVAQLTLVIVLVTLAGLIFAFLLASSIVRLAMKPLERVTGTAEQVANMPLDRGDVALSVRVPDEDTDTHTEVGKVGSALNRMLGHVASALTARQASEQKVRQFVADASHELRTPLASIRGYAELTRRAPHELPPDVTRSLGRIESEATRMTSLVEDLLLLARLDEGRELDRDPVDLSLLLIDALSDAHAAGPDHRWRIVVPEAPVEVVGDAPRLHQVVMNLLANARVHTPEGTVVTVTLDVDADADRAIVTVEDDGPGIPEELQSTLFERFARGDSSRNRATGSTGLGLAIVQAVVEAHGGDVSVRSEPGATAFTVSLPLVEGAGHATAPEPMLEPEEIDTDDADTAPHEAKATEAADTSDAADTAETGRE
- a CDS encoding alpha/beta fold hydrolase, which gives rise to MTGRATIAATPYGPASAPPLVFFRGLPAAPHAPRGVDAATERLTLRGTQGHRVHALGRPGALPDGADMAEIADLYGRALRRRFAAPVPVLATSTGASIALQLAADHPELVSALVVVSGAGRLGDEGRLLQRRYADQLEAGDRRADTELALATLDFLGAGPILRTVAPLLPVPEALETLVPLVRAEDGYDMLGRAHRISAPTLFLCGDHDAFYPPEVVYETARRIPHARVVLHRRCAHGEVVLRPGHGAAVRGFLHRHRVR